The following are from one region of the Lytechinus pictus isolate F3 Inbred chromosome 4, Lp3.0, whole genome shotgun sequence genome:
- the LOC129259205 gene encoding uncharacterized protein LOC129259205 has product MALVTITRASLGRTAKLGALYDIRTETFLKDTLFASKLEDDMVDTMDRAETVIEMTTSDSLLEKCKKLNIEAELEVSVATGMVKLAGSGAFLGDEQTSARAQSMSLIYKLKTVNEEVMLRQNKDIIDKEILYDTKPDATHVVVGIDWGAQCTITCEYQNMENVDVTTVREEINVELEKLKKVVDAKGMVKVDLEDKMKHEKRKLAFKCRADVSSRDKNLPVTYEGAVDIARSLPSLVENTNSGKGVPVTYHLMPLENVRKKCKIQVGIENVYREIDEATIRRATGILEKVKEKRQQVHDIHQDMTHNCEYIPDEALEKIDAVWGEVRNKETRFKFDLQNVVKSIRSGKGDSIILEEFLSKIDSHEISASNYENEFTPYLRKVRNIRSMLEKGINYIGKKDEFVKDGKENKFVFYITKCGNRDAVEKNRVYFMRLLSSLSDGETCQFIVADQEIAPSSVWPDYINKPTIEKYVNGMRTSEDLYKEEGKFLEMCMIQVFNPDPDAYIFRDRTIVKVKCPKALAENGNGCVGDPDEWICSNCKQTVEYVTSSKMFYCNCGKSKPKNSHFRCNDPHHGLDFVKYPEAILHDTLSRLEPLQEMNILILGETGVGKSTWINGFQNYLTFANLTEAMQSKEFDVLIPSSFILTKDNEQREIKIGTRDNNEVQEVGSSATKEPKSYVFNVGDRRLRLIDTPGIGDTGGIEQDKVNMNKILSYLTYYSQIHAICILLEPNKSRLTPMFRFCIQELLVQLHNSAKNNIVFCFTHARQTFYQPGDTLPALNKELENRNVGIQVTKDKYFCFDNEPFRFLACIKNGVTFNETDIATYASSWDRSVEETMRLLKYVESELTPHNVKETIGMNEARRIILTMGKPLAEVANIIDRNVQAARDTTATISHDNFAISSLKKHLKFKGYDVIRQELDYPRTVCASPECVSYVPVGNRRIQNTVYNTICHPHCYLPDIPIETTGNAQLHNCKAMTVGTCNNCKHSYMEHMHLTYDLITTETEFLSQEIQSEINEIRGKKVVKQALITKIENKIEELKAEEKVIVEIAAKFGSFLKANAIIPYNDAVDDYLDMCIKQEETKPGMLRNTLELDTMRKRRVEYNKQREILDVALKNGATENITEPEQVKQLQDYLFKLQHFGGTLKKFFEEISFENTTRNLPFGEKIVPPPNWTEDKTDTKVQKKTGLVRRLGNLLFRRH; this is encoded by the exons ATGGCGTTAGTAACTATTACGAGAGCCAGCTTGGGGAGGACGGCTAAGCTGGGAGCATTGTACGATATAAGGACTGAGACATTCCTG aaaGACACCTTGTTTGCCTCAAAACTTGAAGATGATATGGTGGATACCATGGACCGTGCAGAGACGGTGATTGAGATGACAACATCAGACAGCCTGTTGGAGAAGTGCAAGAAACTCAATATAGAAGCTGAACTTGAG GTGAGCGTGGCAACTGGAATGGTGAAACTTGCTGGTTCTGGAGCATTCCTCGGAGATGAACAAACGAGTGCCAGGGCCCAAAGCATGAGTCTCATTTACAAGCTGAAGACAGTCAATGAGGAGGTCATGTTGAGACAAAACAAAGATATTATCGACAAGGAGATATTGTACGATACGAAGCCTGATGCAACGCACGTCGTAGTAGGTATAGATTGGGGGGCTCAGTGTACCATCACTTGTGAGTATCAGAACATGGAGAATGTTGATGTAACCACTGTTAGGGAGGAAATAAATGTAGAGCTAGAGAAACTAAAGAAGGTTGTGGATGCAAAGGGCATGGTAAAGGTAGATTTGGAAGATAAGATGAAACACGAAAAGAGAAAGTTAGCTTTTAAATGTAGGGCTGATGTGTCGTCTCGAGATAAGAATCTCCCTGTCACGTACGAGGGAGCAGTTGATATTGCCAGGTCTTTACCTTCTCTTGTCGAAAATACTAACAGTGGCAAAGGGGTCCCTGTCACGTACCATCTCATGCCTCTcgaaaatgtaagaaaaaaatgcaagatCCAAGTAGGCATAGAAAACGTATACAGGGAAATTGATGAAGCAACTATTAGGAGAGCTACTGGGATCCTGGAAAAGGTGAAGGAGAAACGGCAACAAGTTCATGATATACACCAAGACATGACTCATAACTGTGAATACATCCCTGATGAAGCACTTGAGAAAATTGATGCGGTTTGGGGGGAGGTCAGAAACAAAGAAACCCGTTTCAAATTTGATCTTCAAAATGTGGTGAAAAGTATTCGATCTGGGAAAGGTGACTCAATTATTCTCGAAGAATTTCTGAGTAAGATTGATTCTCATGAGATTTCGGCTTCAAATTACGAGAATGAATTCACACCATACCTAAGAAAAGTCAGAAATATCAGATCAATGTTAGAGAAGGGAATCAATTATATTGGTAAGAAGGATGAATTTGTCAAAGACGGAAAAGAAAACAAGTTTGTTTTCTATATTACTAAATGCGGTAATAGGGACgctgtagaaaaaaatagagTTTACTTCATGCGCCTTTTATCCTCTTTATCTGACGGAGAGACATGTCAATTCATTGTGGCAGACCAAGAAATTGCACCTAGCAGTGTCTGGCCAGATTACATAAATAAACCAACCATTGAGAAGTATGTAAATGGCATGCGAACaagtgaagacctttataaGGAAGAGGGCAAATTCCTAGAAATGTGCATGATCCAAGTTTTTAACCCAGACCCAGATGCTTACATTTTCAGAGACAGAACAATTGTGAAAGTTAAATGCCCAAAGGCTCTAGCTGAAAACGGAAATGGTTGTGTTGGAGATCCAGATGAATGGATTTGTTCAAATTGTAAACAAACAGTCGAGTATGTCACATCGTCAAAGATGTTTTACTGTAATTGCGGAAAATCGAAGCCCAAGAATTCACATTTCCGCTGCAATGACCCGCATCATGGTTTGGACTTTGTAAAATATCCTGAAGCCATTCTGCATGACACCCTTTCCAGACTTGAACCATTGCAGGAAATGAACATCCTTATTCTGGGAGAGACAGGAGTTGGTAAATCAACGTGGATCAATGGATTTCAAAACTACCTGACATTTGCCAATCTAACTGAGGCAATGCAGTCTAAGGAATTCGATGTTTTGATTCCATCTTCCTTCATTCTTACTAAAGACAATGAACAAAGAGAAATTAAGATAGGAACACGGGATAACAATGAAGTGCAGGAAGTAGGAAGTTCAGCGACAAAAGAACCAAAATCATATGTCTTCAATGTTGGTGACAGGCGACTGCGTTTGATTGACACACCAGGTATAGGCGATACTGGTGGTATTGAACAGGATAAAGTCAATATGAACAAGATATTGTCATACCTTACGTACTACTCACAAATACATGCAATATGCATACTTCTAGAGCCCAATAAGTCGCGACTTACTCCAATGTTCCGATTTTGCATACAAGAGTTGCTTGTTCAGTTGCACAATTCTGCCAAGAACAACATTGTGTTTTGTTTTACGCATGCTCGACAGACTTTCTACCAGCCAGGCGATACCCTGCCTGCTCTTAATAAAGAGCTCGAGAATAGAAATGTTGGGATCCAGGTAACAAAGGATAAGTACTTCTGTTTTGACAACGAACCTTTTCGGTTCCTGGCATGCATAAAGAACGGGGTCACGTTCAATGAAACAGATATAGCCACTTATGCGTCTAGTTGGGACAGGTCTGTAGAAGAAACAATGCGTCTTCTAAAGTACGTCGAATCCGAGCTGACGCCCCACAACGTCAAAGAAACCATTGGCATGAATGAGGCTAGGAGAATCATCCTTACCATGGGGAAGCCCCTAGCTGAAGTAGCAAACATAATCGATCGTAATGTACAGGCAGCAAGGGACACCACAGCGACTATTTCTCATGACAATTTTGCAATCTCTTCTTTGAAAAAACATCTGAAATTCAAAGGATACGATGTGATAAGACAGGAATTAGACTATCCTCGGACAGTATGTGCCTCCCCTGAGTGCGTCAGCTATGTTCCAGTTGGCAACAGAAGGATACAGAACACAGTATATAACACGATCTGTCACCCCCACTGTTATCTACCTGATATACCAATTGAAACAACGGGCAATGCACAACTACACAATTGTAAGGCAATGACAGTTGGTACATGTAATAACTGTAAGCACAGTTACATGGAGCATATGCATCTTACTTATGACTTAATCACGACAGAAACGGAGTTTCTATCCCAAGAGATTcagagtgaaataaatgaaattcgCGGCAAGAAAGTCGTTAAACAAGCTTTGATAActaaaatagaaaacaagattGAAGAACTTAAGGCCGAAGAAAAGGTCATCGTGGAAATTGCAGCAAAGTTTGGCTCTTTCCTTAAGGCAAATGCTATAATCCCATACAACGACGCAGTGGACGACTACCTGGATATGTGCATAAAGCAAGAGGAAACAAAACCAGGCATGCTGCGAAACACATTGGAGCTGGATACCATGAGAAAAAGAAGGGTAGAATATAACAAACAGAGAGAAATCCTTGACGTTGCCTTAAAGAATGGAGCTACGGAAAATATAACGGAACCGGAACAGGTAAAACAGCTTCAAGATTACCTCTTTAAACTTCAACATTTTGGAGGTACTCTAAAGAAGTTTTTCGAAGAAATTTCCTTTGAGAACACGACAAGAAATCTTCCTTTCGGTGAGAAGATTGTACCACCTCCAAACTGGACAGAAGACAAGACTGATACCAAAGTTCAGAAGAAAACAGGTCTTGTAAGACGCTTAGGGAATCTTTTGTTTAGGCGGCATTAA